Within Spinacia oleracea cultivar Varoflay chromosome 4, BTI_SOV_V1, whole genome shotgun sequence, the genomic segment ACTGAGATAGCTGCAGAATGCCTCAAACTAATGATGTCTGAGAAAAAAGATATCGTCATCATCAAACAGGCAACCTTGAACTTTCCAGTATGAATTCCATTGTTTTTGTGTTAGCAAACCTTGAGTTTCCCAAAATTTTACCACTGAAATGCCATCATAACCCTTAAGTGCTGGATGAGACTCGACGAAATCTATTGAATCTGTACCAAAAAAGACAAGAATTTTATTATGGGGATAAAAGCCTCTCAAAGAATATCATCATAAAAACGATAGTTACGTTCTTACTCAGGAATGATTGTTTTCCTTTTCATCACTTGGAAGATCCGGCCCGTCTGGTATCTTGCCAGGATAATTGGTGACTGGTGCATCAGACCCTATCAAACTACAAACCCAAGTTATGATTAGCTAATGGGACTCACCCTGAAATACAAGTGTTTGGAATACCAATGGTATTACAATAACTCACTTCCTATCGGCCAGGACAATTGAACGAAGCTCACAATTTTTAAAGCTGCAAAACAATGTACTTTAGGTCAATTATCAACACAATTCAGATGCGATACAAAAACTGTCAAAAACAAAAGAGAGTTAGGAAGTGACAAGAAAAGACTAGGTCGTAGACTCATAGTGCTTTGTACAACTTGGTTGATGTTTATGGAAGTTACCTTAAGGCCCTGTTTGTTTCAACCAAAGATATATTTCcagtggaaaacaattttcaaagGAAAACACAATTGTAAAATagtttttatttgtttgtttcctTTCAAGAAAAGTAGTAGAGAAAAAGGAAATGGAAATGGAAGTGGAAGTGgaaggagagaaaaagaaacGTAAAGGAGTAGGGAGGAAAATGTGGCATTCCTTCTCTGCAAAAGGAAAATGGTTTCCACCTTTGGGAAAGTTGTTTTCCACCccttaacaaaacaaaacaaaacaaaacaaaacaaaacaaaaaagaaaatgggGGAAAATCAATTTCCGAGTAAGTGTTTCCTTGAAAACAAAACGGAGACTAAATGAatctctttcctttttctttccacTGTTATCGTGGAAGGAATAGTTATGAACATTAATCTTAGAATCCCACAAAAAAAGAAGCTAAGATAATTTGTTCAAACTACAATGCACACACCAGAATGAAAACACAAACTTGTGATGACCACAAAAGTTGATCCAAGTGGACTTGTCATTGTATAGTATTGAAGATTTCAAGGAAGATAGTATAATTGATAATTCAAACAAAAAGGAGGATACATGGAAGTATGGCACGCACCGTTTACTAATTTCATCCTTCATCAGAGGGTGACAGTCATCTCCAAATCGAGTCAGAGTATGCAATAAAAAACCACTATGAGTTACAACAGCTATTTCCTTCTCCTTCCTTGTCAACAACCTGTGTAGGCCAGGCCAATTGGCACGAAGCAGTGTGCATTTTAGCAAAAACcataataataaaaacaaattaaataacaaTGGACAGGGAAAAAGTTTTCAATTAAATTATGTGGTAATCTGTCTGGCAAACGTTTTTTATTTTCCAAGTCAAGGGAATAAAAAGATGCTGCAGTCAAGAAAAATAACAAGATGCTGCAGTCGAGGGAATAACAACATGCTACTCCATAGAACCAATAAGTAATGATGCTTATATACATTTCTCGACTTACTACTGTGTAAAACTGTAAACTCGAATAAAGTGCACAAAACAAAATGTCAGAAGCCATAACTGGAACTGGTTCACATGATCAAGATGACAAATGAAATCCATAAGAAAAATAAACCTGCGTACTACGAGGGTCAAGTTTCCTTAGGGCTTTTCTTTACGTTGTTGGATGATATAGACATTAGACACGCAAAACATTGCAGTCCATGATTGAGTGGCTAGATGTGATATTTAAGACGTATGAAATTAGTATAGCATCATAATTACAGATATTGGTACATGTACAAACCAATTCATGAAATCCATTCCCCTAGCTGCCACTTCTGCTTTGGTTTCCCGGACATCAGCCTTCCACAATGTATCTTCATCCGTTTCTATCTACAGTTATATAAACATATTAAAGATCCATTAAAGTCTGCTCTCCGTCTTGTATATTGGATTTTAAAGAGTGGACTACTTACTTGTGAAAAGTCAATTGCGGGGAAAAGACACTGATATTCATGAACATCTCTTCTCTTGTCACAAGGATGAACTCCCTGAAATCAGAATAAGAACAATAAAAAAGGGCATGATCACTAAACCCTTCCACGTCTCAGCAAAGTGGAAAATCCCTAAACCCTTCCAAGTCTCAGCAAAAGGTAACCATAGTGATCTAACATATTAAATACTCCGTATCAGCTAACAAAGTACAGTCAAAGTGGGTTATTGCAAAATTTAAACAATTCAAAGAATCAGACAAGTCCCAGGAGGACCAGGCTCCATAGAAATGATCCAAACAATACTTATGGTGCCACACTACATTTACAAGAGAAACTGGAGTCTCTATTCTCTAGTTAAATTCAATGGAAGAAGTACTGTGCCAACGATGTTTTACATTAAGAAGCAAGAGGTGTTAACTAAGCATTTCTTTGGTTACACATAGGTTCAACTTCTTCAGCATGTGCAATGATCACACGAACAACTTCTGCTCATGTTCTCAGCTTTTCCAAGCATGTACCTCTAGAGATTGCTGACTCGGTGCTTTGATTAACTTAACATTCTATTTTCTACtgtgtcatataaataaatCTTCTCTATCATAAGAATAAAATATGAAAGAAATTAATTGAAGTTTCTTGGTAGCACAGTAACTTCTCAAACCAAATATAAAACTAGGTTCTGCTTGAATATATTGGATAATGGTAAGATAATGTAAATGGCAAAACAACGTTTAAGGAACGTACCAAATGCTCACGACAAAGCTCAACAGCCATGATTGGTGGGCTGTTTAGGCTTGAAATGGCAGAGCGGTCACTGTTTCCAGCATTTGCCACCATCAGTGGCATCACGTCCATCCTATCAGTATAGCCCTCACCACCAAAAACACCAACTGTTGTTTGCATAGTCCTGCATAAAATAGGAATCAGGTTCTCATTCAATCCATTTACTTAATACATGATATGATTATATAAATACTGGCCCTATTTCTTATGCATACTTCTGAAATTATTTCAGAAGCCTTTATTCCTTCCAGACTAATGGCTAAAATCAGGTCATTAATAACAAAACACAAGGTGAAAAGAAATGCAACAAGTCAGCGACTTAAGCTAAGCCATGATTATTCATACTTGTGTGAATTAGGCAACTGGAGTGCAAAAAGGGATATTCTTGAGACCCATGACATGACTATTACTTAGTTTTTTCAGAATTTTGACCTCCATCTCCTTCTCGTGCCTATTATCTAAGTTGTCTAATAAACAGAAATAAGGTAGCAACGTAACACCAGAATGGAAATTTAACTTTATTTAGGTCAAGAGAATAGGCAGGGGGAAAAATGCCACGTTTAAAATCTAGGTAAACCCTATGCATTGTTTGGCCAAAATGAGAAAAAAGGAGTACGCATTGTGTATGATCGTCTTTAAGCACATGACATCTCAAGTAAAAGACTCAAAGATAGTACCTTAGCAAAGGGGATGTTATGACTAACTCAATTTTATTATACAGGCCACAGTCACGAACATGCTTACGTAAATTATCCACCTGCATGAACAATGAAAGTGTCATCTGGAGCTTTTAGGAATTGTTAAAAAATAAAGATTATCCAATAAATAGTTCTGAAAGATAACAATTTTTTTCCTGAATAAGTAACAACAATACTCATTAACACAGATGGCATACATGATATTTTTGTTACCTGCTGCCAACCTAATGGAGTCAGGGGTGCATCAAAATACTCAGGTTTCATATATGCCTTGTAATTCTTCTCGCCTTCTATATTATGAAGTCCTTGTGCATGCCTCACCTAATCCATGGTGTGTAAAACCACAAACAAAAAGCAAGAGAACATTCTTGACTTCACAAAGGCAAAAAAAAATAGCATCCTTGAACCCATGATGGCATGATGAATGATACACTAGTATAGGAAAATTACAGGCACCAACCAGGTGAATAATTTTGCAATGGTGCAACGGATATAAACTTGGACTGCTCACATTTTCCATGGCTGGAGAAGAGAAAAGGTAGAACATGGTTAAGTGAAAGAACAAAAGTTTATAGCCCATAGTAGAAACATCATTGCATATTTTCCAACCAGTTGAGGAAGGAGCAGAAAAAAATTGTTTCATCAAGAGAAAAGAAGATGATAGTTTACCCTATGTATTTTGCAGGAGTTTAGGCTTATGTTTGTGATAGATACTTCATCCGATTCAAaatagttgcaacactttgttttttgcactattcacacaatctactttgtttattgttgatgatttatactttaggaaaaatatattcacgtgggatcttgttagattcgtcttaatgtatattttgcgaaaatcaattttttataattgttacttatcgatatgTAAATATATTAATTGTTCAAGATATGCATTGGCAAGTGTGAAAAGCAAAGtgttgcaactaaaaagaatCGGAGGAAGTACTAGATTGCCTCCCAATGAACTAAAACACTAAGAACAGAACCCAAAAATAAGACATGCTAAATGAATTATCACTCATTTATATAGTTACACATGAATATAAAAGAGTTTATCCTCCTTCTTACCTCGTAAATAATGAAAAGAAATGTAAATTGCACTCCAGGGAGTACCAGccatttcattttcaaaattataatgaAGAAAGTCCGCTGAGTCATCAGTCTAAAATGATGGCTAGATTCAGTAGCTCCCAAGAAAATCAGAAGATTACATATCTAACTAATCTACAGAGTCAGCTTACAAATTCTTATGCTTTCCATGAGAAATTCAGTTCATTATATCCAATGCCTCAAAATATTATCAATTGTACCGTACCAAACCCATATCtacattttctttttcattatTCTGTTTCACAGCTCCACCGAGCATGGAAAATTGGAAACAGCATACATTCATTTGATTTCTCGTATATCCAATAATATCTTATGCTTGTTTGATCTTCCGAGATAATCAAGAGAACGGAAGGGAAGTGCGAAAACAAATTCTGTTGTTTGGTTTAA encodes:
- the LOC110787999 gene encoding phosphoglycerate mutase-like protein 1, which produces MSTVAIILPPPFLHTKTTPSSISLAAILRGRPFSLSSPPPIRSSISSAMENVSSPSLYPLHHCKIIHLVRHAQGLHNIEGEKNYKAYMKPEYFDAPLTPLGWQQVDNLRKHVRDCGLYNKIELVITSPLLRTMQTTVGVFGGEGYTDRMDVMPLMVANAGNSDRSAISSLNSPPIMAVELCREHLGVHPCDKRRDVHEYQCLFPAIDFSQIETDEDTLWKADVRETKAEVAARGMDFMNWLLTRKEKEIAVVTHSGFLLHTLTRFGDDCHPLMKDEISKRFKNCELRSIVLADRNLIGSDAPVTNYPGKIPDGPDLPSDEKENNHS